From a single Candidatus Bathyarchaeota archaeon genomic region:
- a CDS encoding VWA domain-containing protein, with the protein MGFQEYAWSLFSEKDLLKTKILVTSRYQCPQLIRRNDELDVMLPEPKIAVNADGEETIHFAGYIFPSDNLGKKQLVSLFRASVFHMSAHVLSLNFKDYEEWNSNKDPRIIGFVISLIEDIVANAYISTWYPDKLIDLALANALALKRIRAIKSIHNPATKLMVALLTEVHMGGLEKFKDVIPTTLLSALKEFKEKTLLSFTDESLKLKDEKLRIADQIYSTVENSGPIVETPSLPHTEKLEKTFDLPQLPIINSDIFLDGDFKKCLEFLGGSFPVNNLDDAWKKVVENEAIQVYESYKRQKEKNEKILSRYQNLIVSTHFKSVEFPEKDYTEYLRIKARCKSEAHRLIESLLVARDAIDEDPRKMYGVLDLQDVIQVIASKSPRMDVFLLDENISKSYSWIILLDASKSMEIVKDFALELFLILGEAANELLLDPHSWAMYAFNDRFYVIKDMKERYNVDVKSRIGGLQFDGLSYMPDALNLAGEIIKTRNENLRLITVISDGWPYGYQNIDTALSETVNALQSKRIDIVGIGAQAQRMRFLFRNHSIVFTHRDLTKKFADIYMELSRIAIET; encoded by the coding sequence TTGGGTTTCCAAGAATATGCATGGTCCCTCTTTTCTGAAAAAGACCTCCTAAAAACAAAGATTTTGGTCACTTCTAGATATCAATGTCCCCAACTTATTCGTAGAAATGACGAACTTGATGTGATGCTTCCAGAACCAAAAATTGCAGTGAACGCCGATGGAGAAGAAACAATTCATTTTGCTGGTTACATTTTTCCTTCTGATAACCTCGGTAAGAAACAGCTGGTAAGTCTTTTCAGAGCCTCTGTTTTCCATATGAGTGCCCACGTCCTTTCATTAAACTTCAAGGATTACGAGGAATGGAACAGCAACAAAGACCCTCGTATTATAGGGTTCGTAATCTCTCTCATTGAGGACATAGTAGCCAACGCGTATATCTCGACATGGTATCCAGACAAGCTTATTGACTTAGCCTTGGCAAACGCTTTAGCCTTAAAGAGGATACGAGCCATAAAGAGTATACATAATCCGGCTACGAAACTCATGGTTGCCCTACTCACTGAGGTGCATATGGGTGGTTTGGAAAAATTTAAAGACGTCATACCGACAACTCTCCTAAGCGCTCTGAAAGAGTTTAAAGAAAAAACGTTGCTATCATTTACTGATGAAAGTTTGAAGTTGAAAGATGAAAAACTTAGGATAGCTGACCAGATTTATTCAACCGTGGAAAACAGCGGTCCAATAGTAGAAACACCAAGCCTCCCACACACTGAAAAACTTGAAAAAACTTTTGATCTTCCACAGCTTCCAATAATTAATTCTGACATTTTTCTTGATGGCGATTTTAAAAAATGTTTAGAGTTTTTAGGTGGAAGTTTCCCCGTTAACAATCTAGACGATGCGTGGAAAAAAGTTGTTGAAAACGAGGCCATCCAAGTTTATGAGTCTTATAAGCGTCAAAAAGAAAAAAATGAGAAAATACTTTCCCGTTATCAAAATTTAATCGTCTCAACCCATTTCAAGTCCGTAGAATTTCCAGAAAAAGATTACACGGAGTATCTGAGGATTAAGGCTAGATGCAAAAGTGAAGCACATAGACTTATCGAGAGCCTTCTGGTGGCAAGAGACGCAATAGACGAAGATCCTAGAAAAATGTATGGCGTCTTAGATTTGCAGGATGTAATCCAAGTTATTGCAAGCAAAAGCCCAAGAATGGACGTTTTCCTGTTAGATGAAAACATAAGCAAAAGCTATTCATGGATTATACTTTTAGATGCAAGTAAGAGCATGGAGATCGTAAAAGACTTCGCACTTGAACTGTTTCTCATACTCGGGGAAGCAGCCAACGAGTTACTACTCGACCCACACTCATGGGCAATGTATGCCTTTAACGATCGTTTTTATGTAATAAAGGATATGAAAGAACGCTACAATGTTGATGTCAAATCGCGCATAGGTGGATTACAATTCGACGGTTTATCATACATGCCTGATGCGTTAAATTTAGCAGGAGAAATAATCAAAACCAGAAACGAAAATCTAAGACTTATTACGGTAATTTCAGATGGATGGCCATACGGATACCAAAACATAGACACAGCTTTATCCGAAACCGTTAATGCACTACAAAGTAAACGGATTGATATTGTTGGAATAGGGGCTCAAGCGCAGAGAATGAGATTTCTCTTTCGCAATCACTCAATTGTTTTTACTCACCGTGATTTAACAAAGAAGTTTGCGGATATCTACATGGAGTTGAGTAGAATCGCGATTGAAACATGA